The nucleotide sequence AGTAACTGGAAGGAgaaggcagcacagtagtgcaacAGTGTTGTTGCTGCCTCATAGGTCGAGCAAGCCGAATTCCAGTGCTACCTGTGCAGAGTTGGCATGCCCTCCCTATGACTGAGAGAGTTtaccctggatgctctggttttctcccacatctcaaagatgcattgattggtaggtgaattgggtAATGTAAATTACACCTAGAGTATGTGGACAGTAGGAGAATCATAGGGGAGCTAATGGGCATGTGCAAATGAATAGAGTACAGGGAACTAAATAGGGGATTGGGATTGACGGGATTGTTTTGTGATCTGACATGGACTTGATAGAtcaaatagcctccttttatGTCTTAAGTTAATATGAGAAGCTTGCTAACATTGCCTGAAGCAGGAATACGTAATTGGCAGTTCAATTCTTTTAACTagcttgatgaccttcttcatggAGTATCTTAGTAATATAGGATCCTTAGACTACACTGAGTTACTTAGCTTGAAAGACACAAGGACTGCTATAGTTCCAATGGAATGTGTAACATGGAACAGGCAAGTTAGTCCATCAAGTCAGTACTGATGTTTGTACTCCATGAATTCTCACCCATGGCATAGGCCTCACCTTAGCCTTTCAACTTATTTTTTCTATTCTGTTTTCTCTCATGTACTGTACTTATTTCCTTTTTGAAGTATCTAGCCAATTGTGTCAAACATTTTCTGTCAGAGAGTTTCACATTCTAACCATCCTCTGAATTATGAActttctccttattttcctgatTTGATCAGGGAGACTCtgaatggtggtggggtggggggtgggggagggtgggatttatttaaaaaaatacagaagtaGATCATATGAGCCTACAGTCTACTGTGCCtttcagtacaatcatggctgatcgcCTTGCCCACTTTCCTGTCTCGTCCTGATTACTTAGCTTCCTGCTCCTGAATGCTGCAAATAATTCTTGATGCTAAGGGAGAGCAAGGTAGGGCTTGTGATGATGGTTCCCATGAAGGAATATCCAGCCAACACCATCAAGGCATTTATATAACAACAACCACAAATAAAGGATCAGATGAGCGTTCTATTCCAGAGCTACACCCAACCAATAGATTGATGGCTTTCAGTAACAGGCTGAATTTAACTGACAGAGTAAAAATTAGCCCATATAAATACATTGTGATTAAACACTTAAATGTAACTTTCTGACTTGTGTAAGGAGAAGCTTATTTGTCCTCTTGCATTCTGCAGTTTTATTCAAAACAGTCCATGGAACCTATGATCACAGCatccaaaaatacttcatttaaaATACTGTACTTGTTTTAAATGGATCTAAGTATGCAGCACTGAAACACTTCTGTTTTTCCAAGCAATTAGTACTCCCACATTTACTTATGTAAGTATTTACTGCAAGGTAGGAAAGCTGTTTGGATAAGTAATACAGCCTGTATTTCCTTTCTGCATCCCTTCTCAACAATCCTGCACCATCCCCCGCCCCCAGTCTACATCATTGATGACACAAGTCTGATTATTTTGCTGGAGGAAATGTCATTGGTGGCAAATGTTTATGCAGATGTTTGGTTTCTGCTTCCAGGGGGAAAGCAAAGTTTTTTGGCAAGGAGAGATTTGATTCAAACGATCTGAAAGCACTAAGAGAAAGCAAAAACCTTACaaattgcaaaattaaaatgGCATGTGTTGCCCGCTGTCTATTCTCACTTTTGTTAATTGGATTGGCACAAGTTGTAAGAGCAGATTACATGGACAAACTTGCAAACAAAAAGATCTGTGCTGATGAGGAATGTAGCTGTAAGTAGATTCTTTTCATTTTTGAGACTGGAAACCTAGAAATCTCTCTTTATGTATGCTCATTGTTATTGCTAATACATTCTATATTCAGCAGCTATTAATAATATGCACAcacactttaaatatttttttgcaGTTATTTTCCACATTTAAACTTGGCTTCTATTGCCCTGGAATATAAATTGCTATTCATTGTCTTATAATATATGCATTCTCAGTCACTGTTAACATTGCTCCTTTAGCAAAATAAGGATACTTACCTATGCAAATCAAGCAATTTTCTTTCTGTTGCTATTAACATGATAGATCAAGCTCACCTAAAGGGGCAAGTCTCAAAGCATTTCAGTGCGATCCTGACATTTGCCACATTATCTATAATTGTTGTTGTTTTGCATCAAGTGTCTCTGTAAAGTTATTTTCTACAAAGCACGAAAGGGGGCTGCTTTCAGATATTCATTTCACTTCAAAGTGATCGACAGTCTGCGCCAGAGGTGATCAATTATAGCAAATGTTTCCTGACAGAATAGTAAATGAGAAATCATTTCTAATTTAAGATTCTTGCCACCCAAGAAGAGCAAGGTCTGccctttaaaaagaaatctgAGCTTAACGGAGCTTGCACTGTGCAGATGTGGGGCTTGTTCAGGTCTCACTACCAGTATTTGAAAATTGAGAAGTCAAGCTTCACTGATCTGCTGCTGCAATTTTCCATTTTGACAATGCCataatgacattttttaaaaaaagggcaaaGCAGACCAAATTCAGATTCTCAAATATCAATTCTTGATGTGCTGGTAGCCACTAAGGTATTAATAATAgagagaaagacttgtatttataggGTCTGTCATAATTTCAGAacgtcccaaagcacttttcaaAACTCTTGAAATGCAGTCACATTTAAAGTGAATAAAAGGACATAGCCAATTTATTTACAGCAAGGTCCCACTAACAGAAATGTTATAGtgattagataatctgttttactgaTGTCGTTTGGCGATCAAATATTGACTGACAGACTGGGGATAGTTCCTCTTGTTCCTCTTCAAAGTAGGcccatggaatcttttatgtcCATATAAGAAAGCCGGTGGGatattggtttaacatctcattttaaaatcattgatgCAGAAATTCACTCTCATTTGTTGCTACCAAATGCATCAGTAGCTGCTGTGCACTCCTCTGTTTCTGATCCTCagttctattgaagtcaatggaattgaattttggattTTGAGTACACCACTCCTATatggtgcaaaaaacaaagacatCTTTCTACTCCGCTACTGACAGTTCAGTATTCCCCCAGTACTGTCCTGGAATGTAAGcttagattttttttgtgctcaagttgcCGGCgagggacttgaatccacaaccctctgactcagaggttagatttctagcaactgagacatggctgacagcCAGCACATTACTACTTTTTAGGAGAACGTAAGCTTCACAGGCTATCATTGCTTTCATTTTATGCTGCGGTGAAGAAAAAGTATCAGAATATCCTTTGCATCCTCTGGAGACGAGGTCAAGTAAAAAAAGTGGTTTGTCTTTCAGATGTTATCTCAATTGGCCAGGTGGTTGATGATTACAATGCACCAGACTGCAGGTTTCTATACCTTAAGGAAGGACAGTTGATATACGTGTACTCCAAACTGGTACGAGAAGGTCAAAGTGGAGAGTTCTGGTCTGGTAGTGTAAGTAAATCTAGTATACCTAAGGAATTAAAACAATTCAGTGATAAAAATATTGACTCTTTATGTATCACATTGTGATATTTGCTCCCCTATTGCAGATTTACGGTGATCATCAGTATATGGATCAAATGGGTATAGTAGGTTATTTCCCCAGCACTTTAATCACTGAGCAGCACATATTCCAGAACACAACAATGGAACTTCCCACCACTGTGAGTactttatttaataaaaataactttaaaagtaAGTTCACAGAAATTGAAATACCCGTaggtctcaagcctgctctgctagcCAATCACAGGTGATACTGTGCCTCATCTACTTTTCCACTCTTATCACTTGATTTCTCTGATGTCCAAAAATCTAagaatctcagttttgaatgcatGCAACAACTGAGAATCGACAGCACTCTG is from Pristis pectinata isolate sPriPec2 chromosome 3, sPriPec2.1.pri, whole genome shotgun sequence and encodes:
- the LOC127568639 gene encoding otoraplin-like, encoding MACVARCLFSLLLIGLAQVVRADYMDKLANKKICADEECSYVISIGQVVDDYNAPDCRFLYLKEGQLIYVYSKLVREGQSGEFWSGSIYGDHQYMDQMGIVGYFPSTLITEQHIFQNTTMELPTTAIDFYCD